A genomic region of Bosea sp. 124 contains the following coding sequences:
- a CDS encoding sulfite exporter TauE/SafE family protein — translation MQIYLPIAELPISILTVLGLSGAVGFISGLFGVGGGFLLTPLLIFLDIPPAVAVATVAAQVAGSSTTGVLTYWRRRALDFKLGGILVAGGILGTVLGVLFFNSMRRLGQLELVITLSYVTLFTIIGGLMLYDAVRALMRVRAGKPARLRRRAGTHPWWMGLPWRMRFPHSQLYCSIIPIASLAVVIGFIGAVLGVGGGFILVPALIYFFRIPTAVVVGTSLFQILMTMTGATILHALTNQSVDLVLAVLLLLGGVIGAQFGGRAARNLNVESFRLLLALLILSVGLRFAIELFIPPGEPFSVVLTEGTR, via the coding sequence GTGCAGATCTACCTACCGATCGCTGAACTGCCGATCAGCATCCTCACGGTGCTGGGCCTCAGCGGCGCGGTCGGTTTCATCTCGGGCCTGTTCGGCGTCGGCGGCGGCTTCCTGCTGACGCCGCTCCTGATCTTCCTCGACATTCCCCCGGCTGTGGCCGTCGCCACCGTCGCTGCGCAGGTCGCAGGCTCCTCGACCACCGGCGTTCTGACCTATTGGCGACGGCGGGCGCTCGACTTCAAGCTCGGCGGCATCCTCGTCGCGGGCGGCATTCTCGGCACGGTGCTCGGCGTGCTGTTCTTCAACTCGATGCGCCGCCTCGGCCAGCTCGAGCTCGTCATCACCCTGTCCTACGTGACGCTGTTCACCATCATCGGCGGGCTGATGCTCTATGATGCCGTGCGGGCGCTGATGCGCGTCAGGGCCGGCAAGCCGGCGCGGCTGAGGCGCCGGGCCGGCACGCATCCCTGGTGGATGGGCCTGCCCTGGCGGATGCGCTTCCCGCACTCGCAGCTCTATTGCAGCATCATTCCGATTGCCTCGCTCGCCGTCGTGATCGGCTTCATCGGGGCGGTGCTCGGCGTCGGCGGCGGCTTCATCCTGGTGCCCGCGCTGATCTATTTCTTCCGGATCCCGACCGCCGTCGTCGTCGGCACGTCGCTGTTCCAGATTCTGATGACGATGACGGGCGCCACCATCCTGCACGCCCTGACCAACCAGTCGGTCGATCTCGTGCTGGCGGTGCTGCTGCTGCTCGGCGGCGTGATCGGCGCGCAGTTCGGCGGACGCGCGGCGCGCAATCTCAATGTCGAATCCTTCCGGCTGCTGCTGGCCCTGCTGATCCTCTCCGTCGGCCTGCGCTTCGCGATCGAGCTGTTCATTCCGCCCGGCGAACCCTTCTCGGTCGTGCTGACGGAGGGCACGCGATGA
- a CDS encoding TIGR02186 family protein, with translation MSRLARIAATLALLACAALPARAESLIAAMSSHQIQITSNYTGSQLTVFGVVERDGRTVARGDPYDIVVTVRGPRRMLLVREKERLGPIWINRTQRRFPDSSIFMTVASNRPLNEIMSAETARRERIGLENAKQLKDAGLDLDVTTARFQEGLIRILSDKGLYSTEERGVTFLSNTLFSAPIDVPATAPTGSYEIDIVLYAGGVPLARQTTNFEVVKSGMEQRLASGAHEMPLLYGLVTVIMALLLGWLASVVFRRD, from the coding sequence ATGAGCCGGCTCGCACGGATCGCCGCGACGCTGGCGCTCCTCGCCTGCGCGGCCCTTCCCGCGCGAGCCGAGTCGCTGATCGCTGCGATGTCGAGCCACCAGATCCAGATCACCTCGAACTACACCGGCAGCCAGCTCACCGTGTTCGGCGTGGTCGAGCGCGACGGGCGCACCGTCGCCCGAGGCGACCCCTACGACATCGTCGTCACCGTCCGCGGGCCCCGCCGCATGCTGCTGGTGCGCGAGAAGGAAAGGCTGGGCCCGATCTGGATCAACCGCACGCAGCGGCGTTTCCCCGACAGCTCGATCTTCATGACGGTGGCAAGCAACCGGCCGCTGAACGAGATCATGAGCGCGGAAACGGCGCGACGCGAACGCATCGGGCTCGAAAACGCGAAGCAGTTGAAGGATGCCGGGCTCGATCTCGACGTGACGACGGCACGGTTCCAGGAGGGGTTGATCCGCATCCTGTCCGACAAGGGGCTCTACTCGACCGAGGAGCGCGGCGTCACCTTTCTCTCGAACACCCTGTTCAGCGCGCCGATCGACGTGCCCGCGACGGCGCCCACCGGCTCCTACGAGATCGACATCGTGCTCTATGCCGGCGGCGTGCCTCTGGCCCGCCAGACCACGAATTTCGAGGTGGTGAAGAGCGGCATGGAGCAGCGCCTTGCCTCGGGGGCTCACGAGATGCCCCTGCTCTACGGGCTCGTCACGGTGATCATGGCGCTGCTGCTGGGCTGGCTCGCCAGCGTGGTGTTCCGGCGCGACTGA
- the glp gene encoding gephyrin-like molybdotransferase Glp, with translation MAQLSRDVEAFGGALMTLEQAGERVLALVGPVAGTEVVALAQADGRVLADDIAAPLDLPPFANSAVDGYAVRFADLATAGSTRLPVAGRVAAGADAVGVTTLGVAVRVFTGAPMPPGADTVFMQEDVALEAGVAILPPGLVQGANARPAGEDIARGAVAAAAGQRLRPQDLALLSALGLTGVAVRRRPRVAVFSTGDELTEPGQPLAPAAIYDANRALLRAMVARAGAEVIDLGILRDERDSLARRLAEAANACDLVLTSGGVSTGEEDHVKAAVEQVGELAFWRIGIKPGRPVALGRVGSTPFIGLPGNPVAVFVTFAFVARAMIARLAGTQQAPPVALPVRLGFAYRKKEGRREYVRVSLESAADGVMVARKHPQDGAGVLTSLTRTDGLVELAEDMTAIAEGTVVPFLAYGLLVG, from the coding sequence ATGGCGCAACTGAGCCGGGATGTCGAAGCCTTCGGTGGCGCGTTGATGACGCTGGAACAGGCGGGGGAGCGCGTCTTGGCGCTGGTCGGCCCGGTCGCCGGCACGGAGGTCGTCGCGCTGGCGCAGGCCGATGGCCGCGTCCTGGCGGATGACATCGCGGCTCCGCTCGACCTGCCGCCCTTCGCCAATTCCGCGGTCGATGGCTATGCCGTGCGCTTCGCCGACCTCGCCACCGCAGGCTCGACACGGCTGCCGGTTGCAGGCCGCGTCGCGGCCGGTGCCGATGCCGTCGGCGTGACGACGCTAGGCGTCGCGGTGCGCGTCTTCACCGGGGCGCCGATGCCGCCCGGCGCCGACACCGTCTTCATGCAGGAGGATGTCGCGCTGGAGGCGGGCGTCGCGATCCTGCCGCCCGGCCTCGTGCAGGGCGCGAATGCCCGCCCGGCCGGGGAGGACATCGCGCGCGGCGCGGTCGCGGCGGCGGCCGGCCAGCGCCTGCGTCCGCAGGATCTCGCCTTGCTCTCGGCTCTCGGCCTGACCGGGGTCGCGGTGCGGCGCCGGCCACGGGTCGCGGTGTTTTCGACGGGCGACGAGCTGACGGAGCCGGGCCAGCCGCTGGCGCCCGCCGCGATCTACGACGCCAACCGCGCCTTGCTGCGCGCCATGGTTGCTCGGGCGGGGGCTGAGGTGATCGACCTCGGCATCCTGCGCGACGAGCGCGACAGCCTGGCGCGGCGTCTCGCCGAGGCGGCGAACGCCTGCGATCTCGTCCTGACCTCGGGAGGCGTCTCGACCGGCGAGGAGGACCACGTCAAGGCGGCGGTCGAGCAGGTCGGCGAACTGGCCTTCTGGCGCATCGGCATCAAGCCCGGCCGGCCCGTGGCGCTGGGCCGCGTCGGTTCGACGCCCTTCATCGGCCTGCCGGGCAATCCGGTCGCGGTCTTCGTGACCTTCGCTTTCGTGGCGCGGGCGATGATCGCGCGGCTGGCGGGCACGCAGCAGGCCCCGCCCGTCGCCCTGCCGGTGCGGCTCGGTTTTGCCTATCGCAAGAAGGAGGGGCGGCGCGAATATGTCCGCGTCTCTCTGGAATCCGCAGCCGACGGTGTCATGGTCGCCCGCAAGCATCCGCAGGACGGCGCCGGGGTCCTGACCTCGCTGACCCGCACCGACGGCCTCGTCGAACTGGCCGAAGACATGACGGCGATCGCGGAGGGCACGGTCGTGCCCTTCCTGGCCTATGGGCTTCTGGTCGGCTGA
- the mobB gene encoding molybdopterin-guanine dinucleotide biosynthesis protein B: MRVIGLAGWSGAGKTTVLTRLIPELSARGVSVSTLKHAHHAFDLDTPGKDSYAHREAGAREVLISSERRWALMRELRGEPEATLPDLLARLSPVDLVIVEGFKRQPHVKIEIHRSGNGKPPLHPGDPTIVAVASDTAFPDAGRPVIDINDIAAIADIMLVRAQPLAPMLARAGQRE, translated from the coding sequence ATGCGCGTGATCGGTCTGGCGGGGTGGAGCGGCGCGGGCAAGACCACCGTGTTGACCCGCCTCATTCCCGAACTGTCGGCGCGCGGCGTCTCGGTCTCGACGCTGAAGCATGCCCATCACGCCTTCGATCTCGACACGCCGGGCAAGGATTCCTACGCCCATCGCGAGGCCGGCGCGCGCGAGGTGCTGATCTCGTCTGAACGCCGCTGGGCGCTGATGCGCGAATTGCGCGGCGAGCCCGAGGCCACGCTGCCGGACCTGCTCGCCCGCCTGTCGCCGGTGGATCTCGTCATCGTCGAGGGTTTCAAGCGCCAGCCGCACGTCAAGATCGAGATCCATCGCTCAGGCAACGGCAAGCCGCCGCTGCATCCAGGTGACCCGACGATCGTCGCCGTTGCGAGCGACACCGCCTTTCCCGATGCGGGGCGCCCGGTGATCGATATCAACGATATCGCGGCCATTGCCGATATCATGCTGGTGCGGGCGCAGCCGCTCGCGCCGATGCTGGCGCGTGCCGGCCAGCGGGAGTGA
- a CDS encoding formate dehydrogenase subunit gamma — translation MRRGAQLLALVAVLLLTFAAVTVGPVLAQQINPTADSVREQQFLEALKGNPSAELQGRITIPDQRAATLERPAGRDWRAFHQGTMLRIAAIAVLGTLVALVAFYLIRGRIRTASGPAGRTITRFNAFERFMHWLTAACFIVLALSGLNVTFGKLLLLPLIGPQAFTNISVVAKWAHNFLAWPFMLGVVLMFLVWIKDNIPTMIDLRWFAAGGGIVGSGHPPARRFNGGQKIVFWGVVLGGAALSVSGFYLIFPQWAGGVLNLQFWNVVHGIVSVLMVALMLGHIYIGTIGMEGAFDAMGSGEVDLNWARAHHSLWVEEELRKGHVGDGPRLQPAE, via the coding sequence ATGCGTCGCGGCGCTCAACTCCTTGCCTTGGTCGCGGTTCTGCTGCTGACCTTCGCTGCTGTCACTGTCGGCCCGGTCCTGGCCCAGCAGATCAATCCGACCGCCGATTCCGTCCGGGAGCAGCAGTTCCTCGAGGCGTTGAAGGGCAATCCCTCGGCCGAGTTGCAGGGCCGCATCACGATTCCCGACCAGAGGGCCGCGACGCTGGAGCGGCCCGCCGGCCGCGACTGGCGCGCCTTCCATCAGGGCACGATGCTGCGCATCGCCGCCATCGCGGTTCTCGGCACGCTGGTCGCGCTGGTGGCGTTCTATCTGATTCGCGGTCGCATCCGCACGGCCAGCGGCCCTGCCGGACGCACCATCACCCGTTTCAACGCCTTCGAGCGCTTCATGCACTGGCTGACGGCGGCCTGCTTCATCGTGCTGGCGCTGTCGGGGCTGAACGTCACCTTCGGCAAGCTCCTGCTCCTGCCGCTGATCGGCCCGCAGGCCTTCACCAACATCTCGGTGGTGGCGAAGTGGGCTCATAATTTCCTGGCCTGGCCTTTCATGCTCGGCGTCGTGCTGATGTTCCTGGTCTGGATCAAGGACAACATCCCGACCATGATCGATCTGCGCTGGTTCGCGGCTGGTGGCGGCATCGTCGGCAGCGGGCATCCGCCGGCGCGGCGCTTCAACGGCGGCCAGAAGATCGTGTTCTGGGGCGTCGTCCTGGGCGGCGCGGCGCTGTCGGTCTCCGGCTTCTACCTGATCTTCCCGCAATGGGCCGGCGGCGTCCTGAACCTGCAGTTCTGGAACGTCGTGCACGGCATTGTCTCGGTGCTCATGGTCGCCCTGATGCTCGGCCACATCTATATCGGCACGATCGGCATGGAAGGCGCCTTCGACGCGATGGGCTCCGGCGAGGTCGACCTCAACTGGGCCAGGGCGCATCACTCGCTCTGGGTCGAGGAGGAGCTTCGCAAGGGGCATGTCGGCGACGGGCCGAGACTTCAGCCGGCCGAATGA
- the fdh3B gene encoding formate dehydrogenase FDH3 subunit beta, translating to MARMKFLCDADRCIECNACVTACKNENEVPWGINRRRVVTINDGKPGERSISMACMHCTDAPCMAVCPVDCFYNTADGVVLHNKDLCIGCGYCFYACPFGAPQYPKIGNFGTRGKMDKCTYCSGGPEVDLSPAEFQKYGSNRLAEGKLPLCAEMCSTKSLLAGDGEIIAQIYKERVVKRGYGSGAWGWQTAYKETIAI from the coding sequence ATGGCCCGGATGAAATTCCTCTGCGACGCCGACCGCTGCATCGAGTGCAACGCCTGCGTCACCGCCTGCAAGAACGAGAACGAGGTGCCCTGGGGCATCAACCGGCGGCGCGTCGTCACGATCAATGACGGCAAGCCCGGCGAGCGCTCGATCTCGATGGCCTGCATGCACTGCACGGACGCGCCCTGCATGGCCGTCTGCCCGGTGGACTGCTTCTACAACACCGCCGACGGCGTGGTCCTGCACAACAAGGATCTCTGCATCGGCTGCGGCTACTGCTTCTACGCTTGCCCGTTCGGCGCGCCGCAATACCCGAAGATCGGCAACTTCGGGACCCGCGGCAAGATGGACAAGTGCACCTATTGCTCGGGCGGCCCGGAGGTCGACCTCTCGCCGGCCGAGTTCCAGAAATACGGCTCGAACCGTCTGGCCGAGGGCAAGCTGCCGCTCTGCGCCGAGATGTGCTCGACCAAGTCCCTGCTCGCCGGCGACGGCGAGATCATCGCCCAGATCTACAAGGAGCGGGTGGTGAAGCGCGGCTACGGCTCGGGCGCCTGGGGCTGGCAGACCGCCTACAAGGAAACCATCGCGATCTAG
- a CDS encoding formate dehydrogenase subunit alpha: MLIKRKTADVQRGRLQSAIAGLSSGVMDRRAFLRRSGLVAGGVVAAGALQIGSVRKAEAAGIGPSTGTKIIKNICTHCSVGCTVKAEVNNGVWVGQEPAWESPINRGSHCAKGASVRELVHGDRRIKYPMKLVEGQWQRISWDVAINEIGDKMMQIRAKSGADSVYLLGSAKFSNEGAYLFRKFAAFWGTNNVDHQARICHSTTVAGVANTWGYGAMTNSYNDIRNSKTILFMGSNAAEAHPVSMQHILSGKELNRANVIVFDPRLTRTAAHATDYIRIRSGTDIAVIWGMMWHIFKNGWEDKDFLAARVYGMDDVRKEVEKYDPKTVEDITGVPEAQMKRAAETFAKVKPATFIWCMGVTQHSVGTANVRAICNLLLATGNVGGMGNGANIFRGHCNVQGATDFGLDISNLPCYYGLVEGAWRHWARVWDVPYDDFVTRFDEVPAKGGRPARTRKANMETSGHTSTRWFDAANLPAEQVDQMDNLKAMFVMGHGGNTIPRMPDAVKGLEKLELLVVADPHPTNFVSLGGRKNGTYLLPIGTQFECSGSRTCSNRSVQWGEKIVEPIFEAASDYFVIYKLAQKLGFAEPMHKNFEMIQGKYGAEPSAESILKEINRGGWSTGYTGQSPERLKLHMEHQDKFDLVSLRGAVGSPVENDFYGLPWPCWGTPELKHPGTHILYNTSLAANNGGGTFRPRFGLTRERTLPDGSKVNDTLLAENGSYSLNSEIRDGYPEFTMGVLKKLGWDADLTPKELETITWIGGNAIDAVNWANDLSGGIQRVALAHGCVPYGNGKARANAWNLPDPVPTHREPIYSPRVDLVAKWPARPDERTLRIPNLHTSVQKAAVEKGIAKSFPIVLTSGRLVEYEGGGEETRSNRWLAELQQDMFVEINPADATARGIKDGAFVWVSGPENNSKARVKALVTERVGKGVAFMPFHFGGFYQGTDQRGNYPKGTDPIVLGESVNIVTTYGYDPVTAMHEGKVTLCQIAAA; encoded by the coding sequence ATGCTGATCAAGCGCAAAACGGCCGATGTCCAGCGCGGCCGCCTCCAGTCGGCGATCGCCGGCCTGTCTTCCGGCGTCATGGACCGCCGTGCCTTCCTGCGCCGCTCCGGCCTCGTGGCGGGCGGCGTCGTGGCCGCTGGCGCGCTCCAGATCGGCTCGGTCCGCAAGGCGGAGGCTGCCGGCATTGGCCCTTCGACGGGCACCAAGATCATCAAGAACATCTGCACCCATTGCTCGGTTGGCTGCACGGTCAAGGCCGAGGTCAACAACGGCGTCTGGGTCGGCCAGGAACCGGCCTGGGAGAGCCCGATCAACCGTGGCTCGCATTGCGCCAAGGGCGCCTCGGTGCGCGAGCTGGTCCATGGCGACCGCCGCATCAAATATCCGATGAAGCTGGTCGAGGGCCAGTGGCAGCGCATCTCCTGGGACGTCGCGATCAATGAGATCGGCGACAAGATGATGCAGATCCGGGCCAAGTCCGGCGCGGATTCGGTCTACCTGCTCGGCTCGGCCAAGTTCTCCAACGAGGGCGCTTATCTGTTCCGCAAGTTCGCGGCCTTCTGGGGCACCAACAACGTCGATCACCAGGCGCGCATCTGTCACTCCACCACGGTCGCGGGTGTTGCCAACACCTGGGGCTACGGCGCGATGACGAACTCCTACAACGACATCCGGAACTCCAAGACGATCCTGTTCATGGGCTCGAATGCGGCCGAGGCCCACCCGGTCTCGATGCAGCACATCCTGTCCGGCAAGGAGCTCAACCGCGCCAACGTCATCGTCTTCGATCCGCGCCTGACCCGCACGGCCGCGCATGCGACCGACTATATCCGCATCCGCTCCGGCACCGACATCGCGGTGATCTGGGGCATGATGTGGCACATTTTCAAGAACGGCTGGGAGGACAAGGACTTCCTCGCTGCCCGCGTCTACGGCATGGACGACGTCCGCAAGGAGGTCGAGAAATACGACCCCAAGACTGTCGAGGACATCACCGGCGTGCCGGAAGCGCAGATGAAGCGCGCCGCCGAGACCTTCGCCAAGGTCAAGCCCGCGACCTTCATCTGGTGCATGGGCGTGACGCAGCATTCGGTCGGCACGGCCAATGTCCGCGCCATCTGCAACCTCTTGCTCGCCACGGGCAATGTCGGCGGCATGGGCAACGGCGCCAACATCTTCCGCGGCCACTGCAACGTCCAGGGCGCCACCGATTTCGGCCTCGATATTTCGAATCTGCCTTGCTATTACGGCCTGGTCGAAGGCGCCTGGCGCCACTGGGCCCGTGTCTGGGACGTGCCGTACGACGATTTCGTCACGCGTTTCGACGAGGTTCCGGCCAAGGGCGGTCGCCCGGCCCGCACCCGCAAGGCCAATATGGAGACCTCGGGCCACACCTCGACCCGCTGGTTCGACGCCGCCAATCTGCCGGCCGAGCAGGTCGACCAGATGGACAACCTCAAGGCCATGTTCGTCATGGGCCATGGCGGCAACACCATCCCGCGCATGCCCGATGCGGTGAAGGGGCTGGAGAAGCTCGAGCTTCTCGTCGTCGCCGATCCGCACCCGACCAACTTCGTCTCGCTCGGCGGGCGCAAGAATGGCACCTATCTGCTGCCGATCGGCACGCAGTTCGAATGCTCGGGCTCGCGCACCTGCTCCAACCGCTCGGTGCAATGGGGCGAGAAGATCGTCGAACCGATCTTCGAGGCCGCGAGCGACTATTTCGTCATCTACAAGCTGGCGCAGAAGCTCGGTTTCGCCGAGCCGATGCACAAGAACTTCGAGATGATCCAGGGCAAGTACGGCGCCGAGCCGTCGGCCGAGTCGATCCTCAAGGAGATCAACCGGGGTGGCTGGTCGACCGGCTATACCGGCCAGTCGCCGGAGCGCCTCAAGCTCCACATGGAGCACCAGGACAAGTTCGACCTGGTATCCTTGCGCGGCGCTGTCGGTTCGCCGGTCGAGAACGACTTCTATGGCCTGCCCTGGCCGTGCTGGGGCACGCCGGAGCTGAAGCATCCCGGCACGCACATCCTCTACAACACCTCGCTGGCGGCCAATAACGGCGGCGGCACCTTCCGGCCGCGCTTTGGCCTGACCCGCGAGCGCACCTTGCCGGATGGCAGCAAGGTCAACGATACGCTGCTGGCCGAGAACGGTTCCTACTCGCTCAATTCGGAAATCCGGGACGGCTATCCCGAATTCACCATGGGCGTGCTGAAGAAACTCGGCTGGGATGCCGACCTGACGCCCAAGGAACTCGAGACCATCACCTGGATCGGCGGCAATGCGATCGATGCGGTGAACTGGGCCAACGACCTCTCCGGCGGCATCCAGCGCGTCGCGCTTGCCCATGGCTGCGTGCCCTATGGCAACGGCAAGGCCCGCGCCAACGCCTGGAACCTGCCCGATCCGGTCCCGACCCATCGCGAGCCGATCTATTCGCCGCGCGTCGATCTCGTCGCCAAATGGCCGGCTCGCCCGGACGAGCGCACCCTGCGCATCCCCAACCTGCACACCTCGGTCCAGAAGGCCGCGGTCGAGAAGGGCATCGCCAAGTCCTTCCCGATCGTCCTCACCTCGGGACGCCTCGTCGAATACGAAGGCGGCGGCGAGGAGACCCGCTCCAACCGCTGGCTGGCCGAATTGCAGCAGGACATGTTCGTCGAGATCAACCCGGCCGACGCGACGGCGCGCGGTATCAAGGACGGTGCCTTCGTCTGGGTCTCCGGCCCCGAGAACAACTCCAAGGCGCGGGTCAAGGCGCTGGTGACCGAACGCGTCGGCAAGGGGGTGGCCTTCATGCCCTTCCACTTCGGCGGCTTCTACCAGGGCACGGACCAGCGCGGGAACTACCCGAAGGGGACGGACCCGATCGTGCTCGGCGAGTCGGTCAACATCGTCACCACCTATGGCTACGACCCCGTGACGGCGATGCACGAAGGCAAGGTCACGCTCTGTCAGATCGCGGCGGCGTGA
- a CDS encoding Cro/CI family transcriptional regulator, with protein MRDPALEKAIGSVGGVRALARSLGISQPAISSWKRVPADRVLSVEATTGISRSDLRPDIYPPAGRSQIARPEALDEIDEARARECELIGALLWRAPTAETMAALRGLQGDASPLGMAHLALAEAAEEATPASLRDEFFELFIGVGRGELLPYASYYLTGFLHERPLALVREDMGKLGLARAERAGEPEDHIAVLLDIVAKLIRGEVAAEGVDAERFFARHIEAWGERFFADLEVAKAARFYKAVGRLGSLFLSIETQAARLPA; from the coding sequence ATGCGCGACCCGGCACTGGAAAAAGCGATCGGTAGCGTTGGTGGCGTCAGGGCTCTGGCGCGCAGCCTCGGCATTTCGCAGCCCGCGATCTCGAGCTGGAAGCGTGTCCCGGCCGATCGCGTCCTCTCCGTCGAGGCGACCACCGGCATCTCCCGCAGCGACCTGCGTCCCGACATCTATCCGCCTGCAGGCCGGTCCCAGATCGCAAGGCCGGAAGCGCTCGACGAGATCGACGAGGCGCGCGCCCGTGAATGCGAACTGATCGGCGCTCTGCTCTGGCGCGCGCCGACCGCCGAGACTATGGCGGCGCTGCGCGGCCTTCAGGGCGACGCCTCGCCGCTGGGCATGGCGCATCTCGCCCTGGCCGAGGCCGCCGAGGAGGCGACCCCCGCGAGCCTGCGCGACGAGTTCTTCGAGCTTTTCATCGGCGTCGGCCGCGGCGAGCTTCTGCCCTATGCGTCCTATTACCTCACCGGCTTCCTGCATGAGCGGCCGCTCGCTCTCGTGCGCGAGGACATGGGCAAGCTTGGCCTGGCGCGGGCCGAGCGCGCCGGCGAGCCCGAGGACCATATCGCCGTCCTGCTCGACATCGTCGCGAAGCTGATCCGCGGCGAGGTTGCGGCCGAGGGCGTCGATGCCGAGCGCTTCTTCGCCCGGCATATCGAGGCCTGGGGCGAGCGCTTCTTCGCCGATCTGGAGGTCGCGAAGGCTGCGAGATTCTACAAGGCTGTCGGCCGTCTCGGCAGCTTGTTCCTGTCGATCGAGACGCAGGCGGCGAGGCTGCCGGCATGA
- a CDS encoding DUF3306 domain-containing protein: MSADAPEDEGFLSRWSRRKRAVAEPEALPEPCAAGLPEDATMPAATADVAEPPSLDLIDKDFDLAPWLKQNVPETWKLAALRRAWESDPAIAGFENPARDYALDWNTPGGAPGYGPLTESDDVAAMVRGIFGEAPEPEAPVIAADEATGGVMPHQLSSNDEGVKLDAAAQEDGSSHAELAAVRLSGDAASAGDTGSAAPEIAPPVYAAVQNSPEPKDVSVRIRKRGGGAIPI, encoded by the coding sequence ATGAGCGCCGATGCGCCCGAGGATGAAGGCTTCCTGAGCCGCTGGTCGCGCCGCAAGCGCGCGGTGGCCGAGCCTGAGGCTCTGCCGGAACCATGCGCGGCCGGGCTGCCCGAGGACGCAACGATGCCGGCCGCCACGGCCGACGTCGCCGAGCCGCCGTCGCTCGACCTCATCGACAAGGATTTCGACCTCGCGCCGTGGCTCAAGCAGAACGTGCCGGAGACCTGGAAGCTGGCGGCGCTGCGGCGGGCCTGGGAGAGCGATCCCGCGATCGCCGGCTTCGAAAATCCGGCCCGTGACTACGCGCTCGACTGGAACACGCCGGGCGGAGCGCCCGGCTACGGCCCCCTGACGGAATCGGACGATGTCGCCGCGATGGTGCGCGGCATCTTCGGCGAGGCTCCCGAGCCGGAAGCACCCGTCATCGCCGCTGACGAAGCGACAGGCGGCGTGATGCCGCATCAACTTTCGTCTAATGACGAAGGTGTGAAGTTGGATGCTGCAGCGCAAGAAGACGGGTCTTCGCACGCAGAGTTGGCGGCCGTCCGATTGAGCGGCGACGCTGCAAGCGCTGGCGATACCGGCTCTGCTGCACCGGAAATAGCGCCGCCGGTCTATGCTGCGGTGCAAAATTCGCCCGAGCCGAAGGACGTTTCCGTGCGGATTCGCAAGCGTGGAGGTGGGGCAATTCCAATCTGA
- a CDS encoding DUF3305 domain-containing protein, with the protein MTQQHIEVGIVVERRTVVSPWIDHAWTPLAILPEPPALAPWTELPGTPDRRSIYLGPATLTLHSVDTAHFRENFQAGRARLWVAIRPTGIEPEIEFVGVTADPFEGEVYAENVGDVVEALPMPQAIAEQVLAFFEAHHVEREFIKRKRTEHDPRKGAAPRPDPGTRRREDEA; encoded by the coding sequence ATGACCCAGCAGCACATCGAGGTCGGCATCGTCGTCGAGCGTCGCACGGTCGTTTCGCCCTGGATCGATCACGCCTGGACGCCGCTCGCCATCCTGCCCGAGCCGCCGGCGCTCGCGCCCTGGACCGAGCTGCCCGGTACGCCCGACCGGCGCAGCATTTATCTCGGCCCCGCCACCCTGACGCTGCATTCGGTCGACACCGCCCATTTTCGCGAGAATTTCCAGGCCGGTCGCGCCAGGCTCTGGGTCGCGATCCGGCCGACCGGCATCGAGCCGGAGATCGAGTTCGTCGGCGTCACGGCGGACCCGTTCGAGGGCGAGGTCTATGCCGAGAATGTCGGCGACGTCGTCGAGGCGCTGCCGATGCCGCAGGCCATCGCCGAGCAGGTGCTGGCCTTCTTCGAGGCGCATCATGTCGAGCGCGAATTCATCAAGCGCAAGCGCACCGAGCACGATCCGCGCAAGGGCGCCGCGCCGCGCCCCGACCCGGGAACGCGCCGGCGCGAGGACGAAGCATGA